In a single window of the Dioscorea cayenensis subsp. rotundata cultivar TDr96_F1 unplaced genomic scaffold, TDr96_F1_v2_PseudoChromosome.rev07_lg8_w22 25.fasta BLBR01001246.1, whole genome shotgun sequence genome:
- the LOC120255947 gene encoding uncharacterized protein LOC120255947: MDCKTPKEAWDKLKEIYAGSDRTKKMQILNLKRQFQVLNMKDNESIKEFADRLMEVVNKIRLLGEDLTDERVVEKVLVSLPERFESKISSLEDSKDLTKISLAELVHAFQAQEQRRLMRQETSNEGAFLAKQKGKVPQGGEKKHFSEKKHFGEKKYLGEKKDKEKNKGQGSKSGQKVCKSKGNQQRQQAQLAENESEAEEKLFVVTCQASGNTNNFWLVDSGCTSHMTFDVEVFKHLDITFTSKVKVGNGEYLNVKGKGTASISTPSGIKLISDVLYVPEISQNLLSVGQMLEKGFSLHFNKMSCIIHDPTGQHLMTVAMKNKSFPIDWKQASVHAYASSVDDSCLWHKRFGHSSYSTLKQMHEKNLVADLLAINDRCSCV, from the exons atGGATTGTAAAACACCAAAAGAAGCTTGGGACAAGCTCAAGGAAATATATGCGGGTAGTGATAGAACCAAGAAAATGCAGATTCTAAATTTAAAGAGGCAATTTCAAGTGTTGAATATGAAagacaatgaatccataaaggaGTTTGCAGACAGGTTGATGGAAGTTGTTAACAAAATCAGACTTCTTGGTGAAGACTTGACCGATGAAAGGGTGGTAGAAAAAGTTTTAGTGAGCTTGCCAGAGAGATTTGAGTCTAAAATTTCTTCACTTGAAGACTCAAAAGATTTAACCAAGATTTCTTTGGCTGAGCTTGTTCATGCTTTTCAAGCTCAAGAGCAGAGAAGATTAATGAGACAAGAAACTAGTAATGAAGGGGCTTTTCTTGCAAAGCAAAAGGGGAAGGTTCCTCAAGGTGGTGAGAAGAAGCACTTCAGTGAGAAGAAGCACTTTGGTGAGAAGAAGTACCTTGGTGAGAAGAAAGACAAGGAGAAGAATAAGGGGCAAGGAAGCAAAAGTGGACAAAAGG TTTGTAAAAGCAAAGGAAATCAGCAAAGACAACAAGCTCAGCTGGCAGAAAATGAATCTGAAGCAGAAGAGAAGTTGTTTGTTGTAACTTGTCAAGCATCTGGTAACACCAACAACTTTTGGCTTGTTGATAGTGGCTGCACAAGCCATATGACATTTGATGTTGAAGTTTTCAAGCATTTAGACATAACCTTTACCTCAAAAGTGAAAGTGGGCAATGGAGAGTACCTCAATGTAAAGGGAAAAGGTACAGCATCCATTAGCACACCATCAGGTATCAAGCTCATTTCTGATGTGCTTTATGTACCTGAGATAAGTCAAAATCTTCTAAGTGTGGGTCAAATGCTAGAGAAAGGTTTTTCCTTGCACTTTAACAAAATGTCCTGCATTATTCATGATCCAACTGGTCAGCATTTAATGACCGTTGccatgaaaaacaagagttttcCAATAGATTGGAAACAAGCCTCTGTGCATGCATATGCTAGTTCAGTTGATGATTCATGCTTGTGGCATAAAAGATTTGGCCATTCTAGCTACTCCACTTTAAAGCAAATGCATGAAAAGAACCTTGTTGCTGATTTGCTTGCTATAAATGATCGTTGTTCTTGTGTGTGA